The proteins below are encoded in one region of Festucalex cinctus isolate MCC-2025b chromosome 2, RoL_Fcin_1.0, whole genome shotgun sequence:
- the LOC144013469 gene encoding peripheral plasma membrane protein CASK-like isoform X10, which produces MADDDVLFEDVYELCEVIGKGPFSVVRRCINRDTGQQFAVKIVDVASFTSSPGLSTEDLKREASICHMLKHAHIVELLETYSSDGMLYMVFEFMDGADLCFEIVKRADAGFVYSEAVASHYMRQILEALRYCHDNNVIHRDVKPHCVLLASKENSAPVKLGGFGVAIQLGESGLVAGGRVGTPHFMAPEVVKREPYGKPVDVWGCGVILFILLSGCLPFYGTKDRLFEAIIKGKYKMNPRQWAHISESAKDLVRRMLMLDPAERITVYEALNHPWLKERDRYAYKIHLPETVEQLRKFNARRKLKGAVLAAVSSHKFNSYYGDPPEELHDFSDDPTSSGLLAAETGAVSQVLDSLEEIHALTDCSEKDMDFLHSVFQDQHLHTLLDLYDKINTRSSPQIRNPPSDGVQRAKEVLETVSCYPDNTEAKELRRILTQPHFMALLQTHDVVAHEVYSDEALRVTPPPTSPYLNGDSPDSTNGDMDLENVTRVRLVQFQKNTDEAMGITLKMNELNHCIVARIMHGGMIHRQGTLHVGDEIREINSISVANQTVEQLQKMLREMRGSITFKIVPSYRSQSKSCEKESPDLSQHSAANGHASVTSSILDLPATIQPKARQISRPAIQDKLSIKIYVRAQFEYDPTKDDLIPCKEAGICFRVGDIIQIISKDDHNWWQGKLENTKNGTAGLIPSPELQEWRVACIAMEKTKQEQQASCTWFGKKKKQYKDKYLAKHNAVFDQLDLVTYEEVVKLPSFKRKTLVLLGAHGVGRRHIKNTLITKHPDRFAYPIPHTTRPAKKDEENGKNYYFVSHEQMMQDISNNDYLEYGSHEDAMYGTRLETIRQIHAQGMISILDVEPQALKILRTAEFAPYVVFIAAPTITPGLTEDDSLQRLQKESEMLQQTYAHYFDQTIINNEIDDTLRLLEEAVELACNTPQWVPVSWVY; this is translated from the exons ATGGCGGACGACGACGTGCTTTTCGAAGATGTCTACGAGTTGTGTGAGGTGATTGGCAA GGGTCCTTTCAGCGTGGTGCGCCGCTGCATCAACAGGGACACGGGCCAGCAGTTTGCTGTGAAGATCGTCGATGTGGCCAGCTTCACCTCCAGCCCCGGCCTCAGCACTGAAG ATCTGAAGCGAGAGGCCAGCATCTGCCACATGCTGAAACATGCGCACATCGTGGAACTGCTGGAGACGTACAGCTCTGATGGCATGCTCTACATGGTGTTTGAATT TATGGATGGAGCTGACCTCTGTTTTGAAATTGTCAAGAGAGCAGATGCTGGGTTTGTGTACAGTGAGGCTGTGGCCAG CCACTACATGAGGCAAATTTTGGAGGCACTTCGCTACTGCCATGACAACAATGTCATACACCGTGATGTCAAG ccccactgTGTGTTACTGGCCTCGAAGGAGAATTCTGCCCCAGTCAAACTGGGAGGCTTTGGAGTGGCGATACAACTGGGGGAGTCGGGCCTGGTAGCTGGAG GTCGTGTTGGGACTCCCCATTTCATGGCTCCGGAGGTTGTCAAGAGAGAGCCGTACGGCAAGCCGGTGGATGTGTGGGGATGCGGGGTGATCCTTTTCATCCTCCTGTCTGGCTGCCTGCCTTTCTATGGCACAAAGGATCGCCTTTTTGAGGCTATCATCAAGGGAAAATACAAG ATGAACCCACGCCAATGGGCCCACATCTCCGAGAGTGCCAAAGACCTAGTGAGACGCATGCTAATGCTGGACCCCGCTGAAAGGATCACCGTTTACGAGGCTCTCAACCACCCCTGGCTGAAG GAGAGGGACAGGTACGCCTACAAGATCCACCTTCCCGAAACGGTGGAACAGCTGAGGAAGTTCAACGCTAGGAGGAAGCTGAAG GGTGCAGTGCTGGCTGCTGTGTCAAGCCACAAATTTAATTCCTACTACGGTGACCCTCCTGAGGAGCTTCATGACTTTTCAGATGACCCAACCTCCTCAG GACTACTAGCTGCAGAAA CAGGGGCAGTGTCACAGGTTTTGGACAGTCTAGAGGAGATTCATGCTTTGACAGACTGTAGCGAGAAAGATATGGATTTTCTCCACAGTGTCTTCCAGGATCAACATCTCCACACCCTGTTAGAT ttATATGACAAAATCAACACCAGGTCGTCTCCACAAATTCGAAATCCTCCCAGTGATGGAGTGCAGAGAGCCAAAGAG GTACTGGAAACCGTCTCCTGTTATCCAGATAACACGGAGGCCAAGGAGCTCAGAAGGATCCTCACACAACCACACTTCATG GCTCTGCTGCAGACCCATGATGTGGTAGCCCATGAGGTCTACAGTGACGAGGCGCTTAGAGTGACTCCCCCGCCCACATCCCCTTACCTGAACGGAGACTCGCCAGACAGCACCAACGGAGACATGGACCTGGAGAACGTTACCAGAGTCCGCCTGGTGCAGTTCCAGAAGAACACAGATGAAGCTATG GGCATTACGTTGAAAATGAACGAGCTCAACCATTGCATCGTGGCTCGAATCATGCATGGTGGAATGATTCATCGGCAAG GGACCCTTCATGTGGGAGATGAAATCCGAGAGATCAACAGCATCAGTGTTGCCAATCAAACGGTGGAACAGCTCCAAAAAATGCTT AGGGAAATGAGGGGAAGCATCACGTTCAAGATAGTGCCCAGTTACCGGTCCCAGTCCAAGTCTTGTGAG AAGGAGTCACCAGATTTGTCTCAACATTCGGCTGCTAATGGTCATGCAAGTGTCACCAGCTCCATACTG GATCTGCCAGCAACAATTCAGCCCAAAGCTCGTCAG ATCTCCAGACCTGCTATCCAGGACAAATTGTCCATTAAG ATCTACGTTCGTGCTCAATTCGAATATGACCCGACAAAAGATGACCTCATACCTTGTAAGGAAGCCGGCATTTGCTTCCGGGTGGGTGACATCATTCAGATTATCTCCAAGGATGACCACAATTGGTGGCAGGGAAAGCTAGAGAACACCAAGAACGGCACAGCGGGCCTCATCCCTTCCCCAGAGCTGCAGGAGTG GCGTGTGGCATGCATAGCCATGGAGAAAACTAAACAGGAACAGCAAGCCAGCTGCACGTGGTTCGGCAAAAAGAAGAAACAGTACAAAGACAAGTACTTGGCCAAGCACAATGCAG TGTTTGATCAACTAGATCTGGTGACATATGAGGAAGTGGTCAAGTTGCCTTCTTTCAAGAGGAAAACACTAGTTTTGCTTG GTGCACACGGAGTTGGCAGGAGGCACATCAAGAACACGCTCATCACGAAACATCCGGACCGTTTTGCCTACCCAATCCCTC ACACGACTCGGCCCGCAAAGAAGGATGAGGAAAATGGAAAGAACTATTACTTTGTATCTCACGAGCAGATGATGCAGGACATCAGCAACAATGACTACCTGGAGTACGGCAGCCATGAAGACGCCATGTACGGAACCAGGCTGGAGACGATTCGGCAGATCCACGCTCAGGGCATGATCTCCATTCTGGATGTTGAGCCGCAG GCACTGAAGATTCTCAGAACAGCCGAATTTGCTCCCTATGTCGTCTTCATTGCAGCTCCCACCATCACGCCAGGCCTGACGGAG GACGACTCCCTGCAGCGCCTCCAGAAAGAGTCGGAGATGCTGCAGCAGACGTACGCTCACTACTTCGACCAGACCATCATCAACAACGAGATCGACGACACGCTGCGCCTGCTGGAGGAGGCGGTGGAGCTGGCGTGCAACACCCCCCAGTGGGTCCCCGTGTCTTGGGTGTACTGA
- the LOC144013469 gene encoding peripheral plasma membrane protein CASK-like isoform X2 has product MADDDVLFEDVYELCEVIGKGPFSVVRRCINRDTGQQFAVKIVDVASFTSSPGLSTEDLKREASICHMLKHAHIVELLETYSSDGMLYMVFEFMDGADLCFEIVKRADAGFVYSEAVASHYMRQILEALRYCHDNNVIHRDVKPHCVLLASKENSAPVKLGGFGVAIQLGESGLVAGGRVGTPHFMAPEVVKREPYGKPVDVWGCGVILFILLSGCLPFYGTKDRLFEAIIKGKYKMNPRQWAHISESAKDLVRRMLMLDPAERITVYEALNHPWLKERDRYAYKIHLPETVEQLRKFNARRKLKGAVLAAVSSHKFNSYYGDPPEELHDFSDDPTSSGLLAAERAVSQVLDSLEEIHALTDCSEKDMDFLHSVFQDQHLHTLLDLYDKINTRSSPQIRNPPSDGVQRAKEVLETVSCYPDNTEAKELRRILTQPHFMALLQTHDVVAHEVYSDEALRVTPPPTSPYLNGDSPDSTNGDMDLENVTRVRLVQFQKNTDEAMGITLKMNELNHCIVARIMHGGMIHRQGTLHVGDEIREINSISVANQTVEQLQKMLREMRGSITFKIVPSYRSQSKSCEVQNQNLKESPDLSQHSAANGHASVTSSILDLPATIQPKARQISRPAIQDKLSIKIYVRAQFEYDPTKDDLIPCKEAGICFRVGDIIQIISKDDHNWWQGKLENTKNGTAGLIPSPELQEWRVACIAMEKTKQEQQASCTWFGKKKKQYKDKYLAKHNAVFDQLDLVTYEEVVKLPSFKRKTLVLLGAHGVGRRHIKNTLITKHPDRFAYPIPHTTRPAKKDEENGKNYYFVSHEQMMQDISNNDYLEYGSHEDAMYGTRLETIRQIHAQGMISILDVEPQALKILRTAEFAPYVVFIAAPTITPGLTEVPKWCRKLPDDSLQRLQKESEMLQQTYAHYFDQTIINNEIDDTLRLLEEAVELACNTPQWVPVSWVY; this is encoded by the exons ATGGCGGACGACGACGTGCTTTTCGAAGATGTCTACGAGTTGTGTGAGGTGATTGGCAA GGGTCCTTTCAGCGTGGTGCGCCGCTGCATCAACAGGGACACGGGCCAGCAGTTTGCTGTGAAGATCGTCGATGTGGCCAGCTTCACCTCCAGCCCCGGCCTCAGCACTGAAG ATCTGAAGCGAGAGGCCAGCATCTGCCACATGCTGAAACATGCGCACATCGTGGAACTGCTGGAGACGTACAGCTCTGATGGCATGCTCTACATGGTGTTTGAATT TATGGATGGAGCTGACCTCTGTTTTGAAATTGTCAAGAGAGCAGATGCTGGGTTTGTGTACAGTGAGGCTGTGGCCAG CCACTACATGAGGCAAATTTTGGAGGCACTTCGCTACTGCCATGACAACAATGTCATACACCGTGATGTCAAG ccccactgTGTGTTACTGGCCTCGAAGGAGAATTCTGCCCCAGTCAAACTGGGAGGCTTTGGAGTGGCGATACAACTGGGGGAGTCGGGCCTGGTAGCTGGAG GTCGTGTTGGGACTCCCCATTTCATGGCTCCGGAGGTTGTCAAGAGAGAGCCGTACGGCAAGCCGGTGGATGTGTGGGGATGCGGGGTGATCCTTTTCATCCTCCTGTCTGGCTGCCTGCCTTTCTATGGCACAAAGGATCGCCTTTTTGAGGCTATCATCAAGGGAAAATACAAG ATGAACCCACGCCAATGGGCCCACATCTCCGAGAGTGCCAAAGACCTAGTGAGACGCATGCTAATGCTGGACCCCGCTGAAAGGATCACCGTTTACGAGGCTCTCAACCACCCCTGGCTGAAG GAGAGGGACAGGTACGCCTACAAGATCCACCTTCCCGAAACGGTGGAACAGCTGAGGAAGTTCAACGCTAGGAGGAAGCTGAAG GGTGCAGTGCTGGCTGCTGTGTCAAGCCACAAATTTAATTCCTACTACGGTGACCCTCCTGAGGAGCTTCATGACTTTTCAGATGACCCAACCTCCTCAG GACTACTAGCTGCAGAAA GGGCAGTGTCACAGGTTTTGGACAGTCTAGAGGAGATTCATGCTTTGACAGACTGTAGCGAGAAAGATATGGATTTTCTCCACAGTGTCTTCCAGGATCAACATCTCCACACCCTGTTAGAT ttATATGACAAAATCAACACCAGGTCGTCTCCACAAATTCGAAATCCTCCCAGTGATGGAGTGCAGAGAGCCAAAGAG GTACTGGAAACCGTCTCCTGTTATCCAGATAACACGGAGGCCAAGGAGCTCAGAAGGATCCTCACACAACCACACTTCATG GCTCTGCTGCAGACCCATGATGTGGTAGCCCATGAGGTCTACAGTGACGAGGCGCTTAGAGTGACTCCCCCGCCCACATCCCCTTACCTGAACGGAGACTCGCCAGACAGCACCAACGGAGACATGGACCTGGAGAACGTTACCAGAGTCCGCCTGGTGCAGTTCCAGAAGAACACAGATGAAGCTATG GGCATTACGTTGAAAATGAACGAGCTCAACCATTGCATCGTGGCTCGAATCATGCATGGTGGAATGATTCATCGGCAAG GGACCCTTCATGTGGGAGATGAAATCCGAGAGATCAACAGCATCAGTGTTGCCAATCAAACGGTGGAACAGCTCCAAAAAATGCTT AGGGAAATGAGGGGAAGCATCACGTTCAAGATAGTGCCCAGTTACCGGTCCCAGTCCAAGTCTTGTGAGGTACAGAACCAAAACCTG AAGGAGTCACCAGATTTGTCTCAACATTCGGCTGCTAATGGTCATGCAAGTGTCACCAGCTCCATACTG GATCTGCCAGCAACAATTCAGCCCAAAGCTCGTCAG ATCTCCAGACCTGCTATCCAGGACAAATTGTCCATTAAG ATCTACGTTCGTGCTCAATTCGAATATGACCCGACAAAAGATGACCTCATACCTTGTAAGGAAGCCGGCATTTGCTTCCGGGTGGGTGACATCATTCAGATTATCTCCAAGGATGACCACAATTGGTGGCAGGGAAAGCTAGAGAACACCAAGAACGGCACAGCGGGCCTCATCCCTTCCCCAGAGCTGCAGGAGTG GCGTGTGGCATGCATAGCCATGGAGAAAACTAAACAGGAACAGCAAGCCAGCTGCACGTGGTTCGGCAAAAAGAAGAAACAGTACAAAGACAAGTACTTGGCCAAGCACAATGCAG TGTTTGATCAACTAGATCTGGTGACATATGAGGAAGTGGTCAAGTTGCCTTCTTTCAAGAGGAAAACACTAGTTTTGCTTG GTGCACACGGAGTTGGCAGGAGGCACATCAAGAACACGCTCATCACGAAACATCCGGACCGTTTTGCCTACCCAATCCCTC ACACGACTCGGCCCGCAAAGAAGGATGAGGAAAATGGAAAGAACTATTACTTTGTATCTCACGAGCAGATGATGCAGGACATCAGCAACAATGACTACCTGGAGTACGGCAGCCATGAAGACGCCATGTACGGAACCAGGCTGGAGACGATTCGGCAGATCCACGCTCAGGGCATGATCTCCATTCTGGATGTTGAGCCGCAG GCACTGAAGATTCTCAGAACAGCCGAATTTGCTCCCTATGTCGTCTTCATTGCAGCTCCCACCATCACGCCAGGCCTGACGGAG GTTCCCAAGTGGTGTCGCAAACTGCCT GACGACTCCCTGCAGCGCCTCCAGAAAGAGTCGGAGATGCTGCAGCAGACGTACGCTCACTACTTCGACCAGACCATCATCAACAACGAGATCGACGACACGCTGCGCCTGCTGGAGGAGGCGGTGGAGCTGGCGTGCAACACCCCCCAGTGGGTCCCCGTGTCTTGGGTGTACTGA
- the LOC144013469 gene encoding peripheral plasma membrane protein CASK-like isoform X6 codes for MADDDVLFEDVYELCEVIGKGPFSVVRRCINRDTGQQFAVKIVDVASFTSSPGLSTEDLKREASICHMLKHAHIVELLETYSSDGMLYMVFEFMDGADLCFEIVKRADAGFVYSEAVASHYMRQILEALRYCHDNNVIHRDVKPHCVLLASKENSAPVKLGGFGVAIQLGESGLVAGGRVGTPHFMAPEVVKREPYGKPVDVWGCGVILFILLSGCLPFYGTKDRLFEAIIKGKYKMNPRQWAHISESAKDLVRRMLMLDPAERITVYEALNHPWLKERDRYAYKIHLPETVEQLRKFNARRKLKGAVLAAVSSHKFNSYYGDPPEELHDFSDDPTSSGLLAAERAVSQVLDSLEEIHALTDCSEKDMDFLHSVFQDQHLHTLLDLYDKINTRSSPQIRNPPSDGVQRAKEVLETVSCYPDNTEAKELRRILTQPHFMALLQTHDVVAHEVYSDEALRVTPPPTSPYLNGDSPDSTNGDMDLENVTRVRLVQFQKNTDEAMGITLKMNELNHCIVARIMHGGMIHRQGTLHVGDEIREINSISVANQTVEQLQKMLREMRGSITFKIVPSYRSQSKSCEKESPDLSQHSAANGHASVTSSILDLPATIQPKARQISRPAIQDKLSIKIYVRAQFEYDPTKDDLIPCKEAGICFRVGDIIQIISKDDHNWWQGKLENTKNGTAGLIPSPELQEWRVACIAMEKTKQEQQASCTWFGKKKKQYKDKYLAKHNAVFDQLDLVTYEEVVKLPSFKRKTLVLLGAHGVGRRHIKNTLITKHPDRFAYPIPHTTRPAKKDEENGKNYYFVSHEQMMQDISNNDYLEYGSHEDAMYGTRLETIRQIHAQGMISILDVEPQALKILRTAEFAPYVVFIAAPTITPGLTEVPKWCRKLPDDSLQRLQKESEMLQQTYAHYFDQTIINNEIDDTLRLLEEAVELACNTPQWVPVSWVY; via the exons ATGGCGGACGACGACGTGCTTTTCGAAGATGTCTACGAGTTGTGTGAGGTGATTGGCAA GGGTCCTTTCAGCGTGGTGCGCCGCTGCATCAACAGGGACACGGGCCAGCAGTTTGCTGTGAAGATCGTCGATGTGGCCAGCTTCACCTCCAGCCCCGGCCTCAGCACTGAAG ATCTGAAGCGAGAGGCCAGCATCTGCCACATGCTGAAACATGCGCACATCGTGGAACTGCTGGAGACGTACAGCTCTGATGGCATGCTCTACATGGTGTTTGAATT TATGGATGGAGCTGACCTCTGTTTTGAAATTGTCAAGAGAGCAGATGCTGGGTTTGTGTACAGTGAGGCTGTGGCCAG CCACTACATGAGGCAAATTTTGGAGGCACTTCGCTACTGCCATGACAACAATGTCATACACCGTGATGTCAAG ccccactgTGTGTTACTGGCCTCGAAGGAGAATTCTGCCCCAGTCAAACTGGGAGGCTTTGGAGTGGCGATACAACTGGGGGAGTCGGGCCTGGTAGCTGGAG GTCGTGTTGGGACTCCCCATTTCATGGCTCCGGAGGTTGTCAAGAGAGAGCCGTACGGCAAGCCGGTGGATGTGTGGGGATGCGGGGTGATCCTTTTCATCCTCCTGTCTGGCTGCCTGCCTTTCTATGGCACAAAGGATCGCCTTTTTGAGGCTATCATCAAGGGAAAATACAAG ATGAACCCACGCCAATGGGCCCACATCTCCGAGAGTGCCAAAGACCTAGTGAGACGCATGCTAATGCTGGACCCCGCTGAAAGGATCACCGTTTACGAGGCTCTCAACCACCCCTGGCTGAAG GAGAGGGACAGGTACGCCTACAAGATCCACCTTCCCGAAACGGTGGAACAGCTGAGGAAGTTCAACGCTAGGAGGAAGCTGAAG GGTGCAGTGCTGGCTGCTGTGTCAAGCCACAAATTTAATTCCTACTACGGTGACCCTCCTGAGGAGCTTCATGACTTTTCAGATGACCCAACCTCCTCAG GACTACTAGCTGCAGAAA GGGCAGTGTCACAGGTTTTGGACAGTCTAGAGGAGATTCATGCTTTGACAGACTGTAGCGAGAAAGATATGGATTTTCTCCACAGTGTCTTCCAGGATCAACATCTCCACACCCTGTTAGAT ttATATGACAAAATCAACACCAGGTCGTCTCCACAAATTCGAAATCCTCCCAGTGATGGAGTGCAGAGAGCCAAAGAG GTACTGGAAACCGTCTCCTGTTATCCAGATAACACGGAGGCCAAGGAGCTCAGAAGGATCCTCACACAACCACACTTCATG GCTCTGCTGCAGACCCATGATGTGGTAGCCCATGAGGTCTACAGTGACGAGGCGCTTAGAGTGACTCCCCCGCCCACATCCCCTTACCTGAACGGAGACTCGCCAGACAGCACCAACGGAGACATGGACCTGGAGAACGTTACCAGAGTCCGCCTGGTGCAGTTCCAGAAGAACACAGATGAAGCTATG GGCATTACGTTGAAAATGAACGAGCTCAACCATTGCATCGTGGCTCGAATCATGCATGGTGGAATGATTCATCGGCAAG GGACCCTTCATGTGGGAGATGAAATCCGAGAGATCAACAGCATCAGTGTTGCCAATCAAACGGTGGAACAGCTCCAAAAAATGCTT AGGGAAATGAGGGGAAGCATCACGTTCAAGATAGTGCCCAGTTACCGGTCCCAGTCCAAGTCTTGTGAG AAGGAGTCACCAGATTTGTCTCAACATTCGGCTGCTAATGGTCATGCAAGTGTCACCAGCTCCATACTG GATCTGCCAGCAACAATTCAGCCCAAAGCTCGTCAG ATCTCCAGACCTGCTATCCAGGACAAATTGTCCATTAAG ATCTACGTTCGTGCTCAATTCGAATATGACCCGACAAAAGATGACCTCATACCTTGTAAGGAAGCCGGCATTTGCTTCCGGGTGGGTGACATCATTCAGATTATCTCCAAGGATGACCACAATTGGTGGCAGGGAAAGCTAGAGAACACCAAGAACGGCACAGCGGGCCTCATCCCTTCCCCAGAGCTGCAGGAGTG GCGTGTGGCATGCATAGCCATGGAGAAAACTAAACAGGAACAGCAAGCCAGCTGCACGTGGTTCGGCAAAAAGAAGAAACAGTACAAAGACAAGTACTTGGCCAAGCACAATGCAG TGTTTGATCAACTAGATCTGGTGACATATGAGGAAGTGGTCAAGTTGCCTTCTTTCAAGAGGAAAACACTAGTTTTGCTTG GTGCACACGGAGTTGGCAGGAGGCACATCAAGAACACGCTCATCACGAAACATCCGGACCGTTTTGCCTACCCAATCCCTC ACACGACTCGGCCCGCAAAGAAGGATGAGGAAAATGGAAAGAACTATTACTTTGTATCTCACGAGCAGATGATGCAGGACATCAGCAACAATGACTACCTGGAGTACGGCAGCCATGAAGACGCCATGTACGGAACCAGGCTGGAGACGATTCGGCAGATCCACGCTCAGGGCATGATCTCCATTCTGGATGTTGAGCCGCAG GCACTGAAGATTCTCAGAACAGCCGAATTTGCTCCCTATGTCGTCTTCATTGCAGCTCCCACCATCACGCCAGGCCTGACGGAG GTTCCCAAGTGGTGTCGCAAACTGCCT GACGACTCCCTGCAGCGCCTCCAGAAAGAGTCGGAGATGCTGCAGCAGACGTACGCTCACTACTTCGACCAGACCATCATCAACAACGAGATCGACGACACGCTGCGCCTGCTGGAGGAGGCGGTGGAGCTGGCGTGCAACACCCCCCAGTGGGTCCCCGTGTCTTGGGTGTACTGA